The region ttcatataactttgtggttgtaatttgaGAAATTTCAGAAGGGTTGTATttggtttgtttcagtttatagctaacattatttaattatatGATACAAATTGGCATTTATATTGACTCatcaaaatatttccattttaattcaATACAATATTGTCTGGATGTTAACATGTCTAACTTTATggaattatttcaataatcagtgGTTTTGTCAGCTTTTTCTGGAAGGTCATGTAATGTTAGCTATGCAGTTAGATGTTAGACGTTCGGTTTCTGAGCACATCATTCAAATTAATGTAGTTGTGACAAAAGACCATCGGGACCTGAAAAAGCATATCTAAATTAGGCTTTGAGgtctcctgctttttttttcttagtgagTAATGTTTAAGTCTTAAGATACTGCATTTTGTTCTATGACTTTCAGGCACACCTACttattctttttctgtttactaGACAGAAATAGTGCAATAGCTccatggatttttattttgattccaATTGAAGTTCACACGGCAACTCTTAGCACTATGTTTCAGTTGCTTTCTGCAAAGACAGAGTTCAGATAAGGCCAGAGTGCTCACTGCAGCTCAGTACCTCATCCACACAGTGTTGGCTTCATCCAGAAAGCCACAGGACAAGAGGATTTAATACAGAGCTGCGATGCTCCTCTCCAGAAGGGATTACTGGAGCTGTGCGGTGGGAAATGGACCCCCAACACAGCTATGGCCCAGGCTGCGATATCAGGACACACTTAGGTTCCCAGAGCACACAGAAAAGCACACGAAGGGTTGTGGTTGTTTcgcagttttcacatttttaattctgTGTTGTTAATTGGTGGAAATTTCCACCAGGTTCTCTcttacacacagacacagtACAGGTGATCACATAAGATTGTGTTTCTTTGATTCATTCATAGCCCACTCTGGTCAGTCGAATCATGCATTTTTCTATTATCAGTTCCAATCACATCTTTGAAACCAGTGAACACAGTTATAAACACTTTGCTGTTGGAGGGAATTCACAAAGCAGTAAAAACactctttttttgtacagtgtttgttttactgctgGACAGAAATTGACAAACTACATTGCACTTAATGTTGGCAAGAGTATACAAGCCCCTTAAGTCTAACAGAAGGGAGcaatttgcaactttttttcatcAAGTTGCAGTTGTCATCTATTCAGTCGTAAACACATCAGATCCTGAGGCAGTCAAATAGGCACGGAAatgatttgctttttattagtattttgttTAACAGATGCACAGCTGGTCCTATCCTGACGAGGTGTAGCTCAAACCTTTACAAATTCTGACAGGAAAAATCTTGAAACTATTTACAGCAATCAATAGATGTACACAACGAGGTACAATAAATCCACAGAATACTTACTGCATGCAGCAGTGAATTCCTAATAAATTTGGATAATTCCCAGTAAACAGGGAAATGCAGTAAACATTTCCCTGTGTACTGCATTCATACACATTTGGGTATGCGACCTTGCACACACGCATGTTGATACCCTATGCAAAGCCACCCCGTTTGAAAAACACATGCACCATTTGCATGCAGTACAGACACACTTCCTTCTACTTACACAGTCTGTGTGCTACATTTCTACAGCTGTGCAGCATCTTAAATAGAGCACTGTCTTTCCTAAGTCAGATCCAAAGCTTTGAAAATAGCACTTAGTGCTACCTTGATTGGATTACAGAGTTAAAATTTTAATGCTAGAAGATAAAGtacatttgtcatattttttttcctacgACTTGATGCCCTTTACTTTTCTCAAGAGAGAATTCAGTAAATAACACATTTCTGTGGTCagcattaattaaatgtttttaatacattGTTAAAGTGTTTACAGGAAAGACCACCAAACAAGAGCAGAAGGAGCAGGCTAGcaaatctgaaacaaatttCTCAGTGCCTTTGCTGTTTAAGCATAAGAAAAGGCTTATAATTTGTGAAATATACTGCCCTGGCTTGTGCGATTAATATGTGtatgatttctgttttcacaatTATTCTCTCAGTGGCATTATAATGGCAATACATATAGTGCACAAGTGTTCATACTCCCTGaacttattaatattttcttaagTTATAGTCCcgatatttaatgtattttaatagcATTGTATGTCACTGTCTTGTATATGAAAGTAGTGCATATTTTTAAGGTTGAGTGAAAATGATACATGATTATCAACCacaagtaaaaatatgaaaagtgaaTGATCATATTGTGTTAGACTGTCCTGCTATTTgaattttcagatgatggattaaaCAGGGTCTGTCAGATGACAAAACCTTGGGATTATTGTTTTGTAATCTACCCCTGATTGAAACTTGTTCCCTGTTCTTCTCTCTAACATTagtgtttgttcactaatgtttgaTATCGATATTTAGGCATTTAGATGCTGTTTAATAATAAGGTGAAAATAAGTTGTTacacaggattttatttagggatataACAGTTAAGGACTCTGAGTAGATATATGTGCCAAACTAGAAAATTATGAAACCATGCCATTtcataaaatccaaacacaaTGAATTGAAGCTTGATACCAAATACCAAAACTTTGTCATaacaaaaacatgtgaaagagATTGAGGGATATAAATGCTTGTAGAAGCCATATGAAGGATGAAGTAAAATCAGTGTTATTTCAGGAATAGGCCTAGTTGTTCTATCACctttcttgatttttctttgaatACTTGTGCTTGTATTTGTATAATAAACCTAAAATATACTCTATGTTTCTCAGCAGTTTGTTACCCAAGGAATAACACAAAATCAGCTCAACAAACCAGAATTTGAGGATATACTATAGAAATGTGTTgcctttaattttcttttaaaggtggAAAGTTGTTTGCTTTACTGACATATGCTAGATAATTAATACAGAAATTGCTTAGGATATCTGAGTGAAGAAAAGAGTGGCTCAATAGTCCTCAACAAATACTAAAATTTGTAGCTGTGCACCCCGCATAACCCATTatatgaattcattttaaaaggtaTCTATAGAGTGCCATAGTGTCTTATCTGCCATTTCTTGTTGCAGAGATTTGTTTGCTGACACGAGGCAGGAGGACAGCCAGTGTACGAGCCGACACATACTGTCGTTTGTATTCTCTCTCTGTGGACAACTTCAATGAGGTTCTTGAAGAGTATCCTATGATGAGAAGAGCCTTTGAGACTGTTGCCCTGGACCGGCTGGACCGAATTGGTGAGGAAATCAACATAGCAACCCTGAGATCACTTAAGACAGCATGCAGATCAAAGCAAACTAACAAAATTAATGATATTCAGTGACATTTGCTGTAACCATCAATGTTCTGGAATGAAACAGGAGAAACAGCATGTTCTTAGTGACACTTAACTCAAAGTCATCGGTATGCAAAGATGAAGAAAGGGCTTTGAGGTTTTAAGATCTCTGGATGATTTCTCTTACACGTGCAATTGATATTCTCTCTCTGTCCATCATTGTTCTCATTCTCAGTCCCACATATGAAAAACCCACAATAAAAGGCATGCTGGTATTATCATTCAACCAATCACGGCATGCTCTGTTTTATTCTCATATGTTTTGAATGGAAGATAGGAAATTTGCTTAAGGGCTTCACTTTGTAGAAAATGATTGCTTTGAAATGATGCACTTAGCTGATAGTAAGAGTTTAGTGGAATGGTTGCCTGCATGTACTTGTATTACTTCTGTCTTTGATGCTCATTTATAAAGTTGCTCAGGGAGTCTAAAATTACCTGTCTTTGTGATGGTCTTTGCATAATTTGATTTGTGTGAGACAAAAGATGGGTGTAGTCACATtgcaaaaaacagaagttggatgaaactaaataaactaaagtaaatataaagggttttttttctctctgtttcccttgttgttttttttactgatttatgtTGATTCTAATTGAAGACAGCTAACTCAGTAATTGTGTCACCATTTCACAGTGAGTAAGGGTGACCTAGCCAGTCATAAAGATACACACTTGTTCCTTGTGGGGAGTAAAGGAGCTCACAGTTAGGAAGAATGAGATTAAAATAGATCATTCATGAGCTCAGACAGCTTGAGGGCAGTTTTGCAACAGGGgtgtgacattttaatatcaatatGTTTTCATGCATAACAGGTTACCAAGTTTACCACTGAAAGCACTTGCACTTTAAAGCTCAAGAGCTTAAATCTGTCCAGTAAAAATAACACTATACttaataatatatttgaaaagaaCTCATTAAAAACCTCGTTTCTCAAAAAGTGATATAATATCAATGCATTTTAAAcagttatttacattttctcacattccCTTCTATTTCTTTTCTCAAGTCTAActgacagtttttgtttttgtcttttaaaggaaagaaaaactctaTTCTTCAACACAAGGTGCAACATGATCTCAGCTCTGGGGTACTCAACTACCAAGAAAATGAGATTATTCAGCAAATTGTTCAACATGACAGGGACATGGCCCACTGCGCCCACCTCATGCAAAACGCTCCCCCACAGACGCCTCCATCACCAACCCCTGTCATCTGGGCGCCCCTAATCCAGGCTCCCCTCCAggctgctgctgccaccacctcAGTGGCCATTGCACTGACACATCATCCCCATCTCCCACCAACACTCTTCAGACCTCCAGTCTCTGTTCTCAGTTCCCTCAAGGACCCATCCACCAGACTTCGAAAGTTCCAACCATTCGTTCCTTCATCCACAGCACCTGGCTCCTCTGGAGACTCTCTATCTAGCACACCCTCTAAGCTGCACTCTGGGGTGGACATGCCATTGCTTGCCGCCTTTCGTGCTCACCATATGACATCTGGTTCTGGGACAGTTGGCTCAACAAGACAAGGATCAGGCTTGGGAGGCCAACGTGGAAATAATGGGACTGGGTCTGTGTCCAGTGAAGGGGGGACTAATGTATTCCCTTTTGGTCCACACTCATCCTCTGTTTCTCCCTCTTCTAGTATGGCACAACTTCACCCACAACCACAGTATCAACAACCCTTTCGATCCAGCACCCCACCCCTTTCGAATCTCTTTCACCAATCACCTGTAGGCGGAAGCACAGGATCAGGCCTAAGTGGAGGAGCAATTGGAGCATGTGGGGGTGCTACAGGTTGGTCTTCAGGAGGCACAGCTGGAGGTTCTGTTGAAGGAGCCTCTGGTGGAGACTCTTCTTGGGCTGGGGAGGACTTCACAACTGGTATAGCAGACATTACTTCTAGGGAGCGCTTCGACTTGAAAGGAGCAACTGAAGGATCATTACACGGAAATCCGGGGGAAATACTCGGTGCAGGATCAGAGAGCTCAGTGGGAGCTGCTTGTGGTCAGTTCACGGGTACAACATCAGGAGCATCAGGGTTAGGTGTCACTTGTGGTTTAATGCAGGACAAAACCAAGAGATTACTAGAGGAAACTTCTAGAGGGTCAATTGAAAGAGTCTCCAGGGGATCAATGAGTGGGACTTCACAAGAATCACTGTTACTTACAAACCCTGGGGGATCATTTGGGAAGGCCAGCGATGGTTCATCTGCATCTGTTTTTGATATAGCCTGTGGGGGAACATTTGGAGGAGTTTCTGTTGAAATGTCAGTGGGGAATTCAACAGCATTGTTTGGGAAGTCTTCCACTGGATCAGCAAGCAGCCATACAGGAGGAGCCTCAAATGAGCCTGGAGAAACCACAACAGGAGGATACACTGGTAGAATGACAGGATGTGCGGTAGGAACCCAGGTggcaacattttcaactttaccTGGTTTACCTTCAAGTGGAATTACAACAGGACTTGTTGGGTCCTCTTTTTGTCAGAGTCCTTTATCTACCAGTCCATCCAACATAATGTCTAGTCAGATTCTCCCAAACCAACCACATCCTAAGTCGCTTCAGCAGTTTGCTGGAGGAGGTAGGACTACCAGTGGCATAAACCTCTTCCAATCACCATCACAAGGCTCACCATCTTGTGTTAGGGGGCAACAAACTCAGTTGCCTGCTactggttccccaccatccgtCAGCCACTTTAGCTTGGCAGGCCTTCAGTCTGGCTGCTTGCCTCACCAGATGTCACTGGAGAAGTCTGCATTGGCTTCATTGGCTCAGTATGGTTCAGCAAACGCCTCTCCTTGCCTTACCCCAGTAGCACGGAGTCCTACAGTACAAAGTCCAGTGGCAGGCAGGACTTTTCAATACAGCGACCCTTCAAGTATTGCAGGATCCCACAGTTCTTTGCTCATGCCCCAGTCTCCTCTCCTTTCACAGCTTCCCAGCCTGCCACAAGCATCAGGGAGAGATTCTCCTTTAGCTCCATTTTCTGAGGACCTAAAAAGTTTATCCAGCTCACACCCATCTTTACCCCAGGAGGTGGCCCAGGCCCTGAGCCACCAAACTACTTGCTCCTCTGTGGAATATTATCCCTCACCATTTTCCTCACCAACTCTTGTGCCCAAACCCTGTAGCTCAATATCAGGGCACATGACTCCTCCAAAGCAGGAGTCGATGGGGAACCCTAACCTGACTCAGTCCCCTAGATCATCTCCGGTACCTCCTCCACAGAGGGGCTCTGGTGCCTACTTGTCAGATCTAGAACCTCAAACTGCTCGTTCTAAACTTCCTTCCAATTTGTGAGGATCGATCACACCCTCCTGTGCTCCCCTGAAATGAAACACAACTATCTGTACTCATGAGATTATTTTATGTTGTCAGACTTCATTGTGTTCCATCTCTCATTTACcaggatttttacatttactgtgaATTCAAGATATTTTACTAGGAAACTCAGAGCTATAAAGTACTCCTCTTTTGTTTAATTCATTGTTCTTGTTCATATATGCTGTATATAGGCAGAAGTATTTTAAACTCATAGGCTAATTAAGGGACGGGGAGGGTGTGAAAGTGATCTCAAGGactgtcattttctttatttgtaagaCTATGCCAAATTCATCATCATTCATATTATTTGGAAAGTAAATCAATagaatacataaaaaatgttttttattgcagGAACCTATGCACTAATACCTGCATGTATAAAggcttttgtgtgttttaagaTTACTATCAAAATTTTTAGCTCAAAAGATATGATTTGAGACTCATCGACTCTTGTACCTTTCTGTTTAGGATCACATATTGCTGattcttaaatgtatttatgagATTGTTCTTATTTATCCTCTGTATAAACTTTTCAAAACCTTGAACGATGGAGATGAGATTTTAGGATACCAAAAAGACTTTTTCTGTGGAATAACTATTCACCTCTCCAGGGCCCACGATCCCTCTTTTATAccactttgttgttttcacGCTGGTATttgaaacagaggaagaggggTTTGCTGAGCTACCTTCTGTCTCAGTGTTTCGACATAAGAGTATGTGATGGACGACCTTTCTGCAGAGTCCTCAACCATATTCTAACAAGCTCACCTTGTCTTCCAAGCTTGTGACACTTAAGTGTATTAAGTTTGTATTGTTTCTCTTCCGAGCCATGCTCAACTGTTAATGTGTGAGTGTAGCAACAAGTGTTGAATGCAAGGGAAGAGTTTTTCCAGACTGATCAAAAGTaagtttgccttttttaaacaaaacttagGACTTCCAATAGCCAGTTTGTGTGATGCATTGCATAGCACTTGGATCGtaaagaaatacttttacatttgaTAGTAATAAAGCCCATTGGGGAAAGTGATAACAATTACAAtgaaacttgatttttttctctcactatATGGATCCGCATCGAGTTTGAAAACAACATCTTCATTAACCAATACAGTTTGTTAAATCAGAAATACAGAAATGCTGgaccaaaaatattcatttatctTTGCACCACTTCCTCTGGTGTAGCTGCTTAATGGTCAGCATGAGTTTTTCTCCTTAGTAAAGACTAATTATGAGTTTGAGATGTTGAATGTATGCATGATGCTTCCAATGAGTACTGTAGGTATGGTTGGTGCACTGAAGGCAAATTGTCCCTAAGAGGGTTAAGAAACTGTTCTGTAACTGTAAAAGTCATTGATTCTATGTCTTTAACAGACAGTATCGTCAGCAGCCATTTCTGTAGCCATAATGTCCATTAAAAGACATATAAGTGCGAGTTGAGTAGTTCATGAGATAATCtggacatgttactgtgaaaGCTGCCTGCAACAGCCCACTTGTTACTCCTATAATCTTTTAAGTGACACTGTACATTTgtgccattttaaaaattatccaATTAAATGTTCAGGTATTCTTGGCctcttttatattttggtataaacaaattttgatcatttttgagaAAGCTCAAACATAATAGTTCAATTAACACCTTCAATTGCAAAACTCTAGAATTTGACACAGCAATTCTGTTCTTTCGCACACATGTTCACACACGGATGATGGCTGTAGCCCCAGCTGCCATGGGGCACAACAACTGAGACAGATGGAGCATGGATTTGAACCGGCAACCTACTGATTAGGGGAAGAACTCCTACCACCGTCACCCCCTATTTgagaaatgtgcattttaaGGTTATTGATTCACTAACAACGATTTACTCTTGCTTCAGGCTTTGATATGaagcaaaatgtttcatgttaaatgttcaaataGCAGAGCCAAACTAGAAAAGTCTATTATGCCAAAGTCTACTATTTGGcataataaatatgtatttagatGTTGAAATGAAGCCCTGGATAAATGTGGATAGCTATTTAAGATTTGAACCACTTCTGAATAACATTCCAACCTGGACACTTAATGATTTCAAAAAGCTGTCACAAAGCCATAATAATTTTTGTAAGGCAAAGTAAACATACCGGAAACCCaagttgcaaaataaaatctaaattctgaatattttatttctctcactTGAGCAATCTGATCTGTTTAAGCTAGAATTATACAATTCTTTCCATTTACCAATTTTCATGGGTTAAGTCTGTAAAAGATATATTTAAATTggatattttctgatttaagtTAACTAATTTGTATCTCTGTACAGTTAATTGCTTCATGAACATTGATTGAATTTTGCTCATTGTTCCTCAAACTGCTTCATATTAGCAACATCTGCAGCCACGCAAAGCTGATTAGATAATCGGTGGTTAGCATATGGCAGTTATAGTTTTTACACaatataacaaatatttcaattatgCATTATTAATGGCATTCAGATATATATGGTATATGTTTTCCATAAAATTCCTAGTCGTTTAGACACTGACACATTTTTTCAAGACGTTTACCAGTGGTCAGGAAAATGTACATCACTAGGCATCACTAATCTCCCAATGGAGAGGTGCAGTGTTATGATCTTCATGTTTGTCTGCAGCTCATCACCAAGACAGACCCAGGTTCCACTCAGACAGCTGAGTCCCAGACTCAGTCACAGTACTCAGCCGCAGGAGCCTAATTTAACAAGACATATTTGTAATCTCTTGACCCCCAACAAGCTATCAGAGACTTCCATATAGAGGTGGCTATGCTGGTCCCTCATTACAACTGTATGAAGTCCTTTTAACAAGGTGCGCCAGTGCTTGAAATGACACAGTTTGTTTGCAAATATGCACATGAGCAGCAGATCTCACACTCACTGCTCCTTAATATACcccaaatgagaaaataatattgaaagacaaaacattgagctttcaatgttctTGAAATATGCCTAATTATATCTGTAATTAGCACATCTATGGCCAACTGATTCTCCACTGTCTAGTTGCAATCAGTTTTGAGTGCATATATAAGTACATCATTGGGTGTTGTAAACCCAGTAGTCCAAAgcagaatttaaatattttttttcacaagcaTTACAACTGCTTTTAGTGTTGTTAGGTGAGGATGACATCAGTAAAAAGACGTGTTTAAATAAAGTCGTCAATAGTAACTGCATCCCTGCACTGTCAGTTTAACATTTCGTCAATAATACTGAGACACAACCGAGTAACATCTCATATCACATGTGCAATAAGATGAGTCTCTATATCTTGACCTTTTAATAAGTCAAAAAGTGAAATGTAGAATATCAGCAGCTGACATACTATTCAAAATCTAATATGTAACATTTCACCCTTTAACAATTTTACATGGTAGTATTCCCAAGGAAAGAACCACTGAAAACTGCTTCACTTACTTCTCGTGGATGTAACATCTTCTATATGTAATAAGAAATTCGGGGCAAATTTAATGAGAATTATGAGATACATTGAGCTCTGCAATTGAAAATGAAGTGATCTGAAAATCAAAGCTCATATGACAACTTTCAAAGCCTCCATTCGCATACACCTTCTTTATCCATCCACCAACTATGACCTTACTAACATTGCAAGGAACTTGAAAGAATGTCTTCACTCTGACATATTCAAGAAATGATGTAGTTGGACATTCAGCTACAGGAGGAACAGGCATACAGCCAGGTACTCCACGGGGTGCTTGAGCTGATGGGCTTCTTTTGGAATGTTGCCTTTTTCCTTGTGATTGTCCCTAAGTGCATCTGAGGGGGTGTGTTCAGTTTGCTGCTGATTGGAAGGATATGAGGTTGGGCTTTGTTCATCGTCACGCAGCAATCAGTGTTTGGGATGTTTGTCTGTGACTATTATTTCCCTCCTACCTGCCTCGCTCCTGTGTTGGAGCTGGTTTCTTTAAAAGGTGGATAGAAGTCACAGCTAAAATGTTTATAGAACAGGGACTGGCTAATTAAGTcattgagttttatttagattttaccAACACAGAGTCCCGCATAATTAAAAGGtgaaatgaaactttttctaaattattttcaagtCAAAATCTGACAAGTGAgatgtacatttgtattcagttccCGTCCTACCACTAGATGAAATCAAGTGCTACCAGTTATCTTCTGAAGTCAccttatttgtaaataaattcctTCCTGTGTCCATATGGATAAGTTGCAGTCAGTAGGAAGGTTGAGttgacacaaaaatatgttaatgaGAGAGAGGATGAAGACCACAGTATGAAAGTGTGTAAGAGGAACTGACCCAACTTCAGTCTCAgtcaaacaaacatgtttgcaaACTCATGTTCTTGTAATTGAATTAAATGTATAGGCTGGGATGAGacataattataattatatataatcaTTAATGTATTAAAGTTTCAATAAtcataaacaaaacagcagcgGGTGTAATAAAAACCATCAACTAACTAATGTGATGACaggatgataaaaataaataacataagaAAAGGTCAGCCACATTAATGTAGCATATAATGAAGGgccttattaaaataaacaaaaaaaatatttgtttattattggaTATTGGATATTCTCCAACTAATTTCACTGAGCTCGAGCTATTTCTCAAAGCCAAATCGACAGTAGTTTAAGTTTCTGGATGTGTAAATTTGACAGAAATACCCCAAAGTCTTGCTGCAATGCAATGCACAACTGCAAGGGGC is a window of Xiphophorus maculatus strain JP 163 A chromosome 4, X_maculatus-5.0-male, whole genome shotgun sequence DNA encoding:
- the LOC102230132 gene encoding potassium/sodium hyperpolarization-activated cyclic nucleotide-gated channel 1, translating into MDRLHSSMRKRLYSLPQHIGQKASIMGEGEDADKDTRRKSIRMKPLPSPTSGVSCKGIGETKSGESVIMETDMGRPLKTSSNGDCRRFRGSLSSITSRHVHDSDSAEARRLITEGDVTPSEESPPGAIGDEQPDEGAQGASGGAQTDPPDQQAGFIKLDGIDQILPDDAGLYQAGFIHRQLGAMLQPGVNKFSLRMFGSEKAVEREQERVKSAGFWIIHPYSDFRFYWDLTMLLLMVGNLIIIPVGITFFKDEHTPPWIVFNVVSDTFFLMDLVLNFRTGIVKEDNTEIILDPQQIKIKYLRSWFVVDFISSIPVDYIFLIVETRIDSDFYKTARALRIVRFTKILSLLRLLRLSRLIRYIHQWEEIFHMTYDLASAMVRIVNLIGMMLLLCHWDGCLQFLVPMLQDFPADCWVSKNKMVNDTWGQQYSYALFKAMSHMLCIGYGMYPPVGMTDVWLTILSMIVGATCYAMFVGHATALIQSLDSSRRQYQEKYKQVEQYMSFHKLPADMRQRIHDYYEHRYQGKMFDEESILGELNEPLREEIINFNCRKLVASMPLFANADPNFVTSMLTKLRFEVFQPGDYIIREGTIGKKMYFIQHGVVSVLTKGNKETKLSDGSYFGEICLLTRGRRTASVRADTYCRLYSLSVDNFNEVLEEYPMMRRAFETVALDRLDRIGKKNSILQHKVQHDLSSGVLNYQENEIIQQIVQHDRDMAHCAHLMQNAPPQTPPSPTPVIWAPLIQAPLQAAAATTSVAIALTHHPHLPPTLFRPPVSVLSSLKDPSTRLRKFQPFVPSSTAPGSSGDSLSSTPSKLHSGVDMPLLAAFRAHHMTSGSGTVGSTRQGSGLGGQRGNNGTGSVSSEGGTNVFPFGPHSSSVSPSSSMAQLHPQPQYQQPFRSSTPPLSNLFHQSPVGGSTGSGLSGGAIGACGGATGWSSGGTAGGSVEGASGGDSSWAGEDFTTGIADITSRERFDLKGATEGSLHGNPGEILGAGSESSVGAACGQFTGTTSGASGLGVTCGLMQDKTKRLLEETSRGSIERVSRGSMSGTSQESLLLTNPGGSFGKASDGSSASVFDIACGGTFGGVSVEMSVGNSTALFGKSSTGSASSHTGGASNEPGETTTGGYTGRMTGCAVGTQVATFSTLPGLPSSGITTGLVGSSFCQSPLSTSPSNIMSSQILPNQPHPKSLQQFAGGGRTTSGINLFQSPSQGSPSCVRGQQTQLPATGSPPSVSHFSLAGLQSGCLPHQMSLEKSALASLAQYGSANASPCLTPVARSPTVQSPVAGRTFQYSDPSSIAGSHSSLLMPQSPLLSQLPSLPQASGRDSPLAPFSEDLKSLSSSHPSLPQEVAQALSHQTTCSSVEYYPSPFSSPTLVPKPCSSISGHMTPPKQESMGNPNLTQSPRSSPVPPPQRGSGAYLSDLEPQTARSKLPSNL